A part of Lagopus muta isolate bLagMut1 chromosome 26, bLagMut1 primary, whole genome shotgun sequence genomic DNA contains:
- the PLEKHJ1 gene encoding pleckstrin homology domain-containing family J member 1 isoform X1, translating to MRYNERELLSLSRQPAEKAAEILMRVPKKGSVLKKRLVKLVVNFLFYFRTDEAEPIGALLLEHCRITKEEENVFSISFIEEPERKYCFECDSEEQCQEWIEALKRASYEFMRRSLIFYRNEIQKMTGKDPLEQFGISEEARFQLASRKQ from the exons ATGCGGTACAACGAGCGGGAGCTGCTGTCCCTGTCCCGGCAGCCGGCCGAGAAAGCGGCCGAGATCTTGATGCGGGTCCCCAAAAAGGGCAGCG tgtTGAAGAAGCGCCTCGTGAAGCTTGTGGTGAACTTTCTCTTCTATTTCAGGACGGATGAAGCTGAG CCCATTGGagcgctgctgctggagcactgcaGAATCACCAAAGAAGAGGAGAATGTTTTCTCCATCA GTTTCATTGAGGAGCCAGAGAGGAAGTACTGCTTTGAGTGTGACAGCGAAGAGCAGTGCCAGGAATGGATTGAGGCACTCAAGAGAGCCAG CTATGAGTTCATGAGGAGAAGTTTGATTTTCTACCGGAATGAGATCCAGAAGATGACGGGGAAG GACCCCCTGGAGCAGTTTGGCATCTCGGAGGAAGCCCGCTTCCAGCTGGCAAGCCGCAAGCAGTAA
- the PLEKHJ1 gene encoding pleckstrin homology domain-containing family J member 1 isoform X2 produces MKLSPLERCCWSTAESPKKRRMFSPSNRSCAGICFLLCTVLNSPEPPAKTGFIEEPERKYCFECDSEEQCQEWIEALKRASYEFMRRSLIFYRNEIQKMTGKDPLEQFGISEEARFQLASRKQ; encoded by the exons ATGAAGCTGAG CCCATTGGagcgctgctgctggagcactgcaGAATCACCAAAGAAGAGGAGAATGTTTTCTCCATCA AATCGGAGTTGTGCAGggatttgctttctgctgtgcaCAGTACTGAATTCCCCAGAGCCTCCAGCAAAGACAG GTTTCATTGAGGAGCCAGAGAGGAAGTACTGCTTTGAGTGTGACAGCGAAGAGCAGTGCCAGGAATGGATTGAGGCACTCAAGAGAGCCAG CTATGAGTTCATGAGGAGAAGTTTGATTTTCTACCGGAATGAGATCCAGAAGATGACGGGGAAG GACCCCCTGGAGCAGTTTGGCATCTCGGAGGAAGCCCGCTTCCAGCTGGCAAGCCGCAAGCAGTAA
- the SF3A2 gene encoding LOW QUALITY PROTEIN: splicing factor 3A subunit 2 (The sequence of the model RefSeq protein was modified relative to this genomic sequence to represent the inferred CDS: deleted 1 base in 1 codon) produces MDFQHRPGGKTGSGGVASASESNRDRRERLRQLALETIDINKDPYFMKNHLGSYECKLCLTLHNNEGSYLAHTQGKKHQTNLARRAAKEAKEAPAQPAPEKVKVEVKKFVKIGRPGYKVTKQRDPETGQQSLLFQIDYPEIAESIMPRHRFMSAYEQRIEPPDRRWQYLLMAAEPYETIAFKVPSREIDKAEGKFWTHWNRETKQFFLQFHFKMEKPPAPPNLPPGPPTVKRPPPPPLMNGLPPRPPLPDSMPPPPPGGMTLPPMPPSGPVPPPPVPPQLPPAPGVPPPAPLPPMMRPPLPTEGPGTIPPPPPSN; encoded by the exons ATGGATTTTCAGCACCGTCCTGGGGGTAAAACGGGGAGTGGAGGCGTAGCTTCAGCCTCAGAAAGCAACCGAGACCGCAGGGAAAGGCTTCGGCAGCTGGCTTTGGAGACCATCGACATCAACAAG GACCCCTATTTTATGAAAAATCACTTGGGTTCTTATGAATGCAAGCTTTGCCTGACGCTCCATAACAATGAG GGAAGTTACTTAGCACACACCCAGGGGAAGAAGCATCAGACCAATCT GGCCCGTCGAGCTGCCAAGGAAGCAAAGGAAGCCCCTGCCCAACCTGCACCAGAAAAAGTCAAAGTGGAAGTGAAGAAGTTTGTGAAAATTGGACGGCCGGGTTACAAAG tgaCCAAACAGAGAGATCCAGAGACAGGCCagcagagccttctcttccag ATCGATTACCCAGAGATTGCAGAAAGCATCATGCCTCGCCATCGGTTCATGTCGGCGTATGAGCAAAGGATTGAGCCCCCAGATCGGCGCTGGCAATACCtcctgatggcagcagagccctACGAAACCATCGCCTTCAAG GTGCCAAGCAGAGAAATCGACAAAGCGGAGGGAAAGTTTTGGACCCACTGGAACAGGGAAACCAAACAG TTCTTCCTTCAGTTCCACTTCAAAATGGAGAAGCCCCCAGCTCCCCCCAACCTTCCTCCTGGCCCTCCGACCGTGAAGCGgcctcctccacctccgctgATGAACGGATTGCCCCCCAGGCCCCCTCTGCCAGACTCAAtgcctccacctcctccaggAGGGATGACTTTGCCCCCCATGCCACCCTCTGGACCAGTGCCGCCTCCTCCAGTGCCACCTCAGCTGCCACCGGCGCCCGGCGTCCCTCCCCCTGCTCCTCTGCCACCCATGATGaga ccccccctccccacggAGGGGCCGGGCACTATTCCCCCTCCGCCTCCCTCCAACTGA